One window from the genome of Oryctolagus cuniculus chromosome 1, mOryCun1.1, whole genome shotgun sequence encodes:
- the KCNJ11 gene encoding ATP-sensitive inward rectifier potassium channel 11 (The RefSeq protein has 2 substitutions compared to this genomic sequence), protein MLSRKGIIPEEYVLTRLAEDPAEPRYRARERRARFVSKKGNCNVAHKNIREQGRFLQDVFTTLVDLKWTHTLLIFTMSFLCSWLLFAMVWWLIAFAHGDLAPGEGAAVPCVTSIHSFSSAFLFSIEVQVTIGFGGRMVTEECPLAILILIVQNIVGLMINAIMLGCIFMKTAQAHRRAETLIFSKHAVIALRQGRLCFMLRVGDLRKSMIISATIHMQVVRKTTSPEGEVVPLHQVDIPMENGVGGNSIFLVAPLIIHHVIDANSPLYDLAPSDLHHHQDLEIIVILEGVVETTGITTQARTSYLADEILWGQRFVPIVAEEDGRYSVDYSKFGNTVKVPTPLCTARQLDEDRSLLDALTLTSARGPLRKRSVPVAKAKPKFSISPDSLS, encoded by the coding sequence ATGCTGTCCCGCAAGGGCATCATCCCGGAGGAGTATGTGCTGACGCGGCTGGCCGAGGACCCCGCCGAGCCCAGGTACCGCGCCCGTGAGCGGAGGGCCCGCTTCGTGTCCAAAAAAGGCAACTGCAACGTGGCCCACAAGAACATCCGCGAGCAGGGCCGCTTCCTGCAGGACGTCTTCACCACGCTGGTGGACCTCAAGTGGCCGCACACGCTGCTCATCTTCACCATGTCCTTTCTCTGCAGCTGGCTGCTCTTTGCCATGGTCTGGTGGCTCATCGCCTTCGCCCACGGCGACCTGGCGCCCGGCGAGGGCGCCGCCGTGCCCTGCGTCACCAGCATCCACTCCTTTTCCTCCGCCTTCCTTTTCTCCATCGAGGTCCAGGTGACCATTGGCTTCGGCGGGCGCATGGTGACGGAGGAGTGCCCCCTGGCCATCCTGATCCTCATCGTGCAGAACATCGTAGGGCTCATGATCAACGCCATCATGCTGGGCTGCATCTTCATGAAGACCGCCCAGGCCCACCGGCGCGCCGAGACCCTCATCTTCAGCAAGCATGCCGTCATCGCCCTGCGCCAAGGCCGCCTCTGCTTCATGCTGCGCGTGGGCGACCTGCGCAAGAGCATGATCATCAGCGCCACCATCCACATGCAGGTGGTGCGCAAGACGACCAGCCCCGAGGGTGAGGTGGTGCCGCTGCACCAGGTGGACATCCCCATGGAGAACGGCGTGGGCGGCAACAGCATCTTCCTGGTGGCCCCGCTCATCATCCACCACGTCATCGACGCCAACAGTCCACTGTATGACCTGGCGCCCAGCGACCTGCACCACCACCAGGACCTGGAGATCATCGTCATCCTGGAGGGCGTGGTGGAAACCACGGGCATCACCACCCAGGCCCGCACCTCCTACCTGGCAGACGAGATCCTGTGGGGCCAGCGCTTCGTGCCCATTGTGGCCGAGGAGGACGGCCGCTACTCCGTGGACTACTCCAAGTTTGGCAACACCGTGAAAGTGCCCACGCCCCTCTGCACGGCCCGCCAGCTGGACGAGGACCGCAGCCTGCTGGACGCCCTGACGCTCACCTCCGCCCGAGGACCCCTACGCAAGCGCAGCGTGGCCGTCGCCAAGGCCAAGCCCAAGTTTAGCATCTCTCCGGATTCCCTATCCTGA
- the NCR3LG1 gene encoding natural cytotoxicity triggering receptor 3 ligand 1 isoform X4 — MAGKTQVVFLNDDVTIYCKIPGSPLLDSSFMGVIWFQKIGGSEMEARLYEYYGGHQAAFRPGASVPLELLERGDASLRLPGIQLREAGEYRCEVVVTPQKAEGVVQVEVVASPAGKVTLDQATTKENRYVRLVCKTSGFYPESITITWEKWTQKAPQHLQISEGEFSGPPVKNEDGTFNVTSYLTLKSPLEADGAPYYCVVGHVSLHTSQRFSLPAIETESSTGNVFGNNFYSIPVAAVIIGLIFNFYLI, encoded by the exons ATGGCAGGGAAGACTCAGGTCGTGTTCCTCAATGACGATGTCACCATCTACTGTAAGATCCCCGGTTCCCCACTCCTGGACAGCAGCTTCATGGGTGTCATCTGGTTTCAGAAGATTGGAGGATCGGAAATGGAAGCCAGGCTGTATGAGTATTATGGCGGTCACCAAGCAGCATTCCGACCTGGAGCCAGCGTGCCTCTTGAGCTGCTGGAGAGGGGAGACGCCTCACTGCGGCTGCCTGGCATCCAGCTCAGGGAAGCCGGAGAGTACCGCTGTGAGGTGGTGGTCACCCCCCAGAAGGCAGAGGGCGTAGTCCAGGTGGAAGTTGTGG CTTCTCCAGCTGGCAAAGTAACTCTGGACCAAGCCACAACGAAAGAAAACAGATATGTCCGTCTGGTGTGCAAGACATCTGGCTTCTACCCTGAATCCATTACCATAACTTGGGAGAAGTGGACCCAGAAGGCTCCCCAGCACCTACAGATTTCTGAAGGCGAATTCAGTGGCCCTCCGGTCAAGAATGAGGATGGGACGTTTAATGTTACTAGCTACTTGACACTGAAGTCCCCATTGGAAGCTGATGGGGCCCCCTACTACTGCGTGGTGGGACACGTATCCTTGCACACGTCCCAGAGGTTCAGTCTTCCAGCGATTGAGACAG AATCTTCGACAGGAAACGTCTTTGGGAATAATTTCTACTCTATTCCTGTGGCAGCTGTAATTATTggactgatttttaatttttatttaatttaa
- the NCR3LG1 gene encoding natural cytotoxicity triggering receptor 3 ligand 1 isoform X3, with translation MAGKTQVVFLNDDVTIYCKIPGSPLLDSSFMGVIWFQKIGGSEMEARLYEYYGGHQAAFRPGASVPLELLERGDASLRLPGIQLREAGEYRCEVVVTPQKAEGVVQVEVVASPAGKVTLDQATTKENRYVRLVCKTSGFYPESITITWEKWTQKAPQHLQISEGEFSGPPVKNEDGTFNVTSYLTLKSPLEADGAPYYCVVGHVSLHTSQRFSLPAIETAESSTGNVFGNNFYSIPVAAVIIGLIFNFYLI, from the exons ATGGCAGGGAAGACTCAGGTCGTGTTCCTCAATGACGATGTCACCATCTACTGTAAGATCCCCGGTTCCCCACTCCTGGACAGCAGCTTCATGGGTGTCATCTGGTTTCAGAAGATTGGAGGATCGGAAATGGAAGCCAGGCTGTATGAGTATTATGGCGGTCACCAAGCAGCATTCCGACCTGGAGCCAGCGTGCCTCTTGAGCTGCTGGAGAGGGGAGACGCCTCACTGCGGCTGCCTGGCATCCAGCTCAGGGAAGCCGGAGAGTACCGCTGTGAGGTGGTGGTCACCCCCCAGAAGGCAGAGGGCGTAGTCCAGGTGGAAGTTGTGG CTTCTCCAGCTGGCAAAGTAACTCTGGACCAAGCCACAACGAAAGAAAACAGATATGTCCGTCTGGTGTGCAAGACATCTGGCTTCTACCCTGAATCCATTACCATAACTTGGGAGAAGTGGACCCAGAAGGCTCCCCAGCACCTACAGATTTCTGAAGGCGAATTCAGTGGCCCTCCGGTCAAGAATGAGGATGGGACGTTTAATGTTACTAGCTACTTGACACTGAAGTCCCCATTGGAAGCTGATGGGGCCCCCTACTACTGCGTGGTGGGACACGTATCCTTGCACACGTCCCAGAGGTTCAGTCTTCCAGCGATTGAGACAG cagAATCTTCGACAGGAAACGTCTTTGGGAATAATTTCTACTCTATTCCTGTGGCAGCTGTAATTATTggactgatttttaatttttatttaatttaa
- the NCR3LG1 gene encoding natural cytotoxicity triggering receptor 3 ligand 1 isoform X2 has translation MASGLGPTPLLLAVWGTLGATGFLKVEMAGKTQVVFLNDDVTIYCKIPGSPLLDSSFMGVIWFQKIGGSEMEARLYEYYGGHQAAFRPGASVPLELLERGDASLRLPGIQLREAGEYRCEVVVTPQKAEGVVQVEVVASPAGKVTLDQATTKENRYVRLVCKTSGFYPESITITWEKWTQKAPQHLQISEGEFSGPPVKNEDGTFNVTSYLTLKSPLEADGAPYYCVVGHVSLHTSQRFSLPAIETESSTGNVFGNNFYSIPVAAVIIGLIFNFYLI, from the exons ATGGCGAGCGGGCTAGGACCGACGCCGCTGCTGCTGGCCGTGTGGGGCACGCTGGGGGCGACAG GTTTTCTGAAAGTGGAGATGGCAGGGAAGACTCAGGTCGTGTTCCTCAATGACGATGTCACCATCTACTGTAAGATCCCCGGTTCCCCACTCCTGGACAGCAGCTTCATGGGTGTCATCTGGTTTCAGAAGATTGGAGGATCGGAAATGGAAGCCAGGCTGTATGAGTATTATGGCGGTCACCAAGCAGCATTCCGACCTGGAGCCAGCGTGCCTCTTGAGCTGCTGGAGAGGGGAGACGCCTCACTGCGGCTGCCTGGCATCCAGCTCAGGGAAGCCGGAGAGTACCGCTGTGAGGTGGTGGTCACCCCCCAGAAGGCAGAGGGCGTAGTCCAGGTGGAAGTTGTGG CTTCTCCAGCTGGCAAAGTAACTCTGGACCAAGCCACAACGAAAGAAAACAGATATGTCCGTCTGGTGTGCAAGACATCTGGCTTCTACCCTGAATCCATTACCATAACTTGGGAGAAGTGGACCCAGAAGGCTCCCCAGCACCTACAGATTTCTGAAGGCGAATTCAGTGGCCCTCCGGTCAAGAATGAGGATGGGACGTTTAATGTTACTAGCTACTTGACACTGAAGTCCCCATTGGAAGCTGATGGGGCCCCCTACTACTGCGTGGTGGGACACGTATCCTTGCACACGTCCCAGAGGTTCAGTCTTCCAGCGATTGAGACAG AATCTTCGACAGGAAACGTCTTTGGGAATAATTTCTACTCTATTCCTGTGGCAGCTGTAATTATTggactgatttttaatttttatttaatttaa
- the NCR3LG1 gene encoding natural cytotoxicity triggering receptor 3 ligand 1 isoform X1 — MASGLGPTPLLLAVWGTLGATGFLKVEMAGKTQVVFLNDDVTIYCKIPGSPLLDSSFMGVIWFQKIGGSEMEARLYEYYGGHQAAFRPGASVPLELLERGDASLRLPGIQLREAGEYRCEVVVTPQKAEGVVQVEVVASPAGKVTLDQATTKENRYVRLVCKTSGFYPESITITWEKWTQKAPQHLQISEGEFSGPPVKNEDGTFNVTSYLTLKSPLEADGAPYYCVVGHVSLHTSQRFSLPAIETAESSTGNVFGNNFYSIPVAAVIIGLIFNFYLI; from the exons ATGGCGAGCGGGCTAGGACCGACGCCGCTGCTGCTGGCCGTGTGGGGCACGCTGGGGGCGACAG GTTTTCTGAAAGTGGAGATGGCAGGGAAGACTCAGGTCGTGTTCCTCAATGACGATGTCACCATCTACTGTAAGATCCCCGGTTCCCCACTCCTGGACAGCAGCTTCATGGGTGTCATCTGGTTTCAGAAGATTGGAGGATCGGAAATGGAAGCCAGGCTGTATGAGTATTATGGCGGTCACCAAGCAGCATTCCGACCTGGAGCCAGCGTGCCTCTTGAGCTGCTGGAGAGGGGAGACGCCTCACTGCGGCTGCCTGGCATCCAGCTCAGGGAAGCCGGAGAGTACCGCTGTGAGGTGGTGGTCACCCCCCAGAAGGCAGAGGGCGTAGTCCAGGTGGAAGTTGTGG CTTCTCCAGCTGGCAAAGTAACTCTGGACCAAGCCACAACGAAAGAAAACAGATATGTCCGTCTGGTGTGCAAGACATCTGGCTTCTACCCTGAATCCATTACCATAACTTGGGAGAAGTGGACCCAGAAGGCTCCCCAGCACCTACAGATTTCTGAAGGCGAATTCAGTGGCCCTCCGGTCAAGAATGAGGATGGGACGTTTAATGTTACTAGCTACTTGACACTGAAGTCCCCATTGGAAGCTGATGGGGCCCCCTACTACTGCGTGGTGGGACACGTATCCTTGCACACGTCCCAGAGGTTCAGTCTTCCAGCGATTGAGACAG cagAATCTTCGACAGGAAACGTCTTTGGGAATAATTTCTACTCTATTCCTGTGGCAGCTGTAATTATTggactgatttttaatttttatttaatttaa